One segment of Solanum lycopersicum chromosome 1, SLM_r2.1 DNA contains the following:
- the LOC101266261 gene encoding probable serine/threonine-protein kinase At1g54610, translated as MGCVFGKEISSSETPSGEVVVGRRRENGEDRDLAAQSGRREKVGTVNKVDGGGEGRGGGSDVGEVQNGRDQKKDDNARPRGERRRSKPNPRLSNPPKNVHGEQVAAGWPSWLSEVAGEAINGWIPRRADAFEKLAKIGQGTYSNVYKARDNLTGNIVALKKVRFDNLEPESVKFMAREILILRRLDHPNVITLQGLVTSRMSCSLYLVFDYMDHDLAGLAASPGVKFTEAQVKCYMHQLLSGLEHCHNRRVLHRDIKGSNLLIDSGGVLKIADFGLASVFDPNKKQPMTSRVVTLWYRPPELLLGATDYGVGVDLWSAGCILAELLAGKPIMPGRTEVEQLHKIFKLCGSPSEEYWKKSRLPHATIFKPQQSYRRCIAETFKDFPPSSLPLIETLLSIDPAERQTATAALHSAFFTTKPYACEPSILPKYPPSKEMDAKRRDEDARRQRATGKANADGARRNRHRDRAVRAIPAPEANAELQVNIDRRRLITQANAKSKSEKFPPPHQDGTLGYTLGSSHHIDPAYEPSEVPFTSMNFSYSKEPIQTWSGPLVEPATGGAPRRKTKPSKKDSNKKGKESM; from the exons ATGGGTTGTGTTTTTGGGAAAGAGATTTCATCTTCTGAGACGCCTAGTGGGGAGGTTGTAGTTGGAAGGAGGAGAGAAAATGGGGAAGATAGAGATTTGGCAGCACAATCTGGGAGGAGAGAGAAAGTTGGAACTGTAAATAAGGTGGATGGCGGCGGTGAAGGAAGAGGAGGAGGCAGTGATGTTGGTGAAGTTCAGAATGGTAGAGATCAGAAGAAGGATGACAATGCACGGCCTAGGGGTGAGAGGAGAAGGTCTAAACCTAATCCAAGGTTGAGCAATCCACCTAAGAATGTGCACGGCGAGCAAGTAGCGGCTGGATGGCCATCCTGGCTCTCTGAGGTAGCTGGAGAGGCTATCAATGGATGGATTCCACGAAGGGCAGATGCATTTGAGAAGCTGGCTAAG ATTGGGCAAGGTACTTATAGCAAtgtgtataaagctagagataATCTCACGGGGAACATCGTTGCATTAAAGAAGGTTAGATTTGATAATTTGGAGCCAGAGAGTGTGAAGTTTATGGCAAGAGAGATCTTGATTTTGCGCCGCTTGGATCATCCAAATGTTATTACATTGCAAGGATTGGTTACATCAAGGATGTCTTGTAGCTTGTACCTTGTGTTTGATTATATGGATCATGATTTAGCTGGACTAGCAGCAAGCCCTGGAGTCAAGTTCACAGAGGCTCAG GTTAAATGTTACATGCATCAACTATTATCAGGGCTTGAACACTGTCACAACCGTCGTGTGTTGCATCGTGATATAAAAGGATCAAATCTTCTAATTGACAGTGGGGGAGTTCTGAAGATTGCAGATTTTGGTTTGGCTTCTGTCTTCGATCCCAATAAAAAGCAGCCTATGACTAGTCGCGTGGTTACTTTATGGTACAGACCCCCAGAGCTTCTTCTTGGGGCCACAGACTATGGTGTTGGTGTGGACCTCTGGAGTGCTGGTTGTATTTTAGCTGAGCTATTAGCTGGGAAGCCCATTATGCCTGGTCGTACAGAG GTTGAGCAGCtccacaagatcttcaagctatGCGGATCTCCGTCAGAAGAGTATTGGAAAAAGTCAAGGCTTCCACATGCAACTATATTCAAACCTCAGCAATCATACAGAAGATGTATCGCTGAGACCTTTAAAGATTTCCCACCTTCATCATTGCCATTGATTGAGACTCTTCTGTCCATTGATCCAGCTGAGCGTCAGACAGCCACAGCTGCATTACATAGTGCA TTCTTTACTACCAAACCTTATGCTTGTGAACCTTCCATCCTTCCCAAATATCCACCCAGCAAAGAAATGGATGCTAAACGGCGAGATGAAGATGCTCGAAG GCAAAGGGCTACTGGCAAAGCCAATGCTGATGGTGCGAGGAGAAATCGCCACCGTGATCGAGCAGTTAGGGCAATCCCTGCTCCTGAAGCCAACGCGGAGCTGCAAGTTAATATTGAT AGGCGGCGTCTAATTACACAAGCAAATGCAAAGAGCAAGAGTGAAAAGTTTCCTCCACCACACCAGGATGGAACTTTAGGTTATACATTGGGTTCTTCACATCACATTGATCCAGCCTACGAACCCTCAGAAGTCCCTTTCACTTCCATGAACTTCTCCTATTCCAAAGAACCGATCCAAACATGGTCAGGCCCATTGGTGGAACCTGCCACGGGTGGTGCTCCAAGAAGAAAGACGAAACCatcaaagaaggattctaacaagaaaggaaaagaaagcaTGTAA